The following are encoded together in the Hippoglossus stenolepis isolate QCI-W04-F060 chromosome 12, HSTE1.2, whole genome shotgun sequence genome:
- the LOC118119510 gene encoding cystatin-F → MFALFCIVVFASSGRVLPAAGRLMPGQPHAVPTNGTKVLAAARFAVFEFNRVNAEEQFEIVNITSAKIQVVAGINYILEVQLGSRTCRRNGTRTLWEPCDLSSKRLQCKFVVTEIPWKDSRELTTKKCRSPA, encoded by the exons ATGTTCGCCTTGTTTTGTATCGTTGTTTTCGCTTCTTCCGGTCGCGTCCTCCCCGCCGCCGGACGACTCATGCCCGGTCAGCCTCACGCGGTGCCGACGAACGGGACCAAGGTTTTGGCGGCGGCGCGGTTCGCCGTGTTCGAATTCAACAGAGTCAACGCAGAGGAACAGTTTGAAATCGTGAACATCACATCGGCCAAAATTCAG GTGGTCGCGGGTATAAACTACATCCTGGAAGTGCAGCTGGGAAGCAGAACGTGCAGGAGAAACGGCACTCGGACCCTCTGGGAACCATGTGATCTGTCCTCCAAG agACTTCAGTGCAAGTTTGTCGTCACAGAAATCCCGTGGAAAGATTCCCGTGAACTCACTACGAAGAAGTGTCGCTCGCCTGCATGA